ACTCGGTCACCATCTCCATCGACAGCGACTCGAGGCGGTCGCGCCGAGCGGGACGATTCTCTGGGCGGATCACGACGAGTTCCTGGCCCAGACCGCGACGGAGATCGACGCCGACGGCTTTCACGAGACCGGCCTCGCCCGATTCGCGGCCTTCGACCTCCAGTTCCTGCTGCCCGATCGTCGCTACTACTTCTACGCCGACGATCTGGAATCGATCCCGCCGGCGGACCTGTGCTGTCACACGCTCCTGATCGACGACGGCACTCGCCATCGCTCCTACTGCCTGCTTCTGCTCAGTCGCGTCGACGTCGACGCGGACGAACTCCGAGATCGGGCGACGGCGTACGGACTCGAGGACGAAATCGACGCCCTGTGTCGGTATCTCGAGACCGGTGGCGGCATCGAGGATGACCGTCTCCCTGACTGGGACGAGTTCCGAGAGCTGGCGACTGACTACGGAGTAGCGGTCACCTCATAATAACGGCTCACCGTGAACGACGGGATTGTATTCATTTCGAGTGCACTCAAATACGAACACTACATTTTACAACGGCTACACTACAGTAGTCTATAAATGAAGACGAACCGGTCTCTTGGGGAGATCGATAGGCATATTCTCCGATACTTGAAAACGGACTCACCGTCTACTCCGAAAGATATCAGTGAAATCGACTCCGGGAAAACGTCGTTCGTCTCCGCTGTCAGCAATTAGTCCGTGAAGATTTGGTGATGGGAATCACTCACGATCTCTATGGATTGTCGGATATGGGTAAAGAGTATGTGGATTCAGATAGGGACCTACAGGAATTTCGAGAACATATTTCCGATTCCGAAGTCGAGCGAATTACTGATTTTAGCGAGTTAGATCCTGAAGATATCAAGTGGCGAAACCGGGAGTATTTCAAAAATCCAGACCACAGATACGATCACGGGGATATTCTGTCGTACCACCAAGTTCAACATCAAATCTCAGTGGTTCGTAATGCCGATCTCGATCGAGTTATGAGAGAATTCCCCACGAAGGAACCAGTAACACAGCAATGTGCACATTGGGTACGGGCTATCGTCGGCTTGCATTTCTTTCCTGACGCCAATCACAGAACAGCAATGGCGACATTAAATCTTCTCTTAGGTTTAAACGGAATCGAACGATTCAGATGGAAAGATGATCAGTACAAAACAGCGATCTTCAAGTCTAAATTGCTTCGAAAGTACATCATCGATGTTCGATTCGATAATCTGTGGAGTAAAGACGAGCTATATTATCTCTGGCACCGCTATTTCGTAGACCAGTTCTATGATATCGCTGACTTTAGTCACCACTCGCCGGACTACGAAAGACTGGACCAAGCGTTAGAAGAACTGTGATTAGTCCTGGGAGCGCTCTTCATCCAACTGAACTTCTCCCATAGCAACGTAGGCATCGTAATTTTCCTTCTCATCTTCTCGCATTAATTTCCGAGCTAGTTGTCCCATCGTTACTGATCTACACCCAGATTAGAGGCTTGTCAACTTAGCCTTTGTTATCAGCATCAAAATAGGATCTCATCTGAGCCAATTTCCTCCACGAAACACGTTAAGCGGGCGACTCGTCGCCGCCCTCGTCCTCGAGGTCCCCGAAATCGACGTCTGAACCGGCCCCGAGATCGATCTCGCCGCCAGTTGGCGCGCCGCTCTCGAGCACCACCGTCTCACCGGCCGTCATCGAGTCGCCTTTCTCCACCGAAATATCCTCGAGGTCCACCTCTGGGGGAAAGAGCACGTCCACCCGACTCCCGAACGCGATGTGGCCCAACCGCTCGCCGCGCTCGAGGTCGTCGCCGGGCTCGACGTAGGGGAAGATCCGGCGGGCGAAGGCGCCGGCGATCAGCGTCACTTCGGCGTCGAAGGCCGGTTCGTCGGGCCTCGAGTGCGGGTCCTCGTCGTCCCTCTCGTCGGCGTCGGGCAGGTTCGACGACTCGGTCTCGCAGCGGACGTGGACCCGTTCGTTCCGATCGGACTCCTTCGAGAACGCCGGTCGGTTCGCGCCGGAGACGTGCTCGAGGTCCGTCACCGACGCGTCGAACGGCGAGCGGACGACGTGGACGTGCCAGACGTTCATGAAGACGCCCAACCGAACGCGATCGCCTTCCTCGCGGAGCACCGAGACGGTGCCGTCGGCCGGCGAGACGACGCCCGTCGGCGGCGGGGTGCGGTCGGGATCGCGGAAGAACGCGAGGGTGCCGGCCCCCACCGCGAGGGCGATGAGGCTCACCGTCGCGCTGAACAGCAACGCGAACGGCGCGGCGAGCAAGGCCGGGATCGCGTACTTCCAGGCCCCGGGAGCGAAGTTCATACGGACATACACGCGATCGATTCGTATGGCCGTTACGGTGCCCCGCGGCCGCTCCGGGACGCTACCGCCCGCGTCACCGCCGAGACCCGCCGGTCTGCACACCATCCAAAACAGTACTGACGACCCCACCCTCGAGACGATGACGCCGTCCCCGAGCCGCTACACGTCCGTCTCGGCTCGAGGCAGGGTAAACGAGAACGTCGCCCCCTCGCCTGATTCGGCGTCGACCCAGATCTCGCCGCCGTGGCGCTCGACGATGCGCCGACAGAGCGCGAGGCCGATGCCGGTCCCGTCGTACTCCTCGCGGCTGTGCAGCCGCTGGAACACCTGAAAGATCCGGTCGGCGTCCTCGGGGTCGATTCCGATCCCCTCGTCTTCGACCGAGACCCGCCACCTTCGGCCACACCGTTCGGCCTCGAGGTGCACCCGCGGCGGCTCGTCCCCCGAATACTCGATCGCGTTCGACAACAGGTTCTGCAGTAACTGCCGGAGCTGCGTGGGATCGCCGCGGACGGTCGGCAGCGACTCGGCGGTGATCTCCGCGTCGGACTCCTCGAGCATCATCTGCAGGTCCGTCAGGACGTCCTCGAAGACGGCCTCGAGATCGACGGGCTCGAACGGTTCGCCCTGCGTGTCGATCCGGGAGTACTCGAGCAGGCCGTCGATCATCTCGCGCATGCGCTCGGCGCCGTCGACCGCGAACTCGATGAACTCCCGCCCGTCCTCGTCGAGCTCGTCGGCGTACCGACTCTCGATCAGCCCCAGATAGCTCGAGACCATCCGCAGGGGTTCCTGGAGGTCGTGGCTGGCCGCGTAGGCGAACTGCTCGAGTCGTTCGTTCGAGGCCTCGAGCTCGTCGACCGTCTCGCTCAGTTGGCGTTCGTACGCCTGGCGTTCGAGCGCGGTCGCGATGATCGTCGCGGCGCTCTCGAGGAAGTCGACGTCGTGGTCGGCGAACTCCCCGTCTCGGTCGTCGTAGGCGACGAGGACCCCCCACGGGTCGGTGATCGGGCCGATCGTCACGCCGAGCCCGCTGTGGATCCCCTCGTCGGACAGGTGGGGCGCGTCGATCCGGTCGTCGGTCGCGACGTCCTCGACGACGATCGGCTCGT
This window of the Haloterrigena gelatinilytica genome carries:
- a CDS encoding protein sorting system archaetidylserine decarboxylase: MNFAPGAWKYAIPALLAAPFALLFSATVSLIALAVGAGTLAFFRDPDRTPPPTGVVSPADGTVSVLREEGDRVRLGVFMNVWHVHVVRSPFDASVTDLEHVSGANRPAFSKESDRNERVHVRCETESSNLPDADERDDEDPHSRPDEPAFDAEVTLIAGAFARRIFPYVEPGDDLERGERLGHIAFGSRVDVLFPPEVDLEDISVEKGDSMTAGETVVLESGAPTGGEIDLGAGSDVDFGDLEDEGGDESPA
- a CDS encoding MarR family transcriptional regulator; translation: MLRSSELEALAAIERGDTIADLAARLEHSESYVSRVVADLAAKNLLYADRDGRRKRVRPSDGKAVAVYRDLVRQYSHIDFPELLAGKALEVCYYLDRPRTVADIAARSDNYRNTVNRVLARLRDRGLVGSDDGTYSFNGDFDRLHEFARELGHHLHRQRLEAVAPSGTILWADHDEFLAQTATEIDADGFHETGLARFAAFDLQFLLPDRRYYFYADDLESIPPADLCCHTLLIDDGTRHRSYCLLLLSRVDVDADELRDRATAYGLEDEIDALCRYLETGGGIEDDRLPDWDEFRELATDYGVAVTS
- a CDS encoding Fic family protein, yielding MGITHDLYGLSDMGKEYVDSDRDLQEFREHISDSEVERITDFSELDPEDIKWRNREYFKNPDHRYDHGDILSYHQVQHQISVVRNADLDRVMREFPTKEPVTQQCAHWVRAIVGLHFFPDANHRTAMATLNLLLGLNGIERFRWKDDQYKTAIFKSKLLRKYIIDVRFDNLWSKDELYYLWHRYFVDQFYDIADFSHHSPDYERLDQALEEL